One Mya arenaria isolate MELC-2E11 chromosome 5, ASM2691426v1 genomic window carries:
- the LOC128233597 gene encoding uncharacterized protein LOC128233597 isoform X1 — MASYKDILKEKDNQNWLKGSIALRITKAGLRGLVDGDCHRVQQKIHSSVLLARNLAVGTTCSLCLTEHVLQCPTKGLCSHPRSCKYHNSAFKIHRPCPSKICDDFRDEICAVHRYRGPSWKNTKANQWCTNHWQVAKCFMPPDGYHDVTSYDETDFNGIISVMINCTEFQQRMSFPIGNQPNALTEARVIGRNIRHSPDLKVTDTDLADYFATLNRLLTDSTFLVSDKDAQQAVFKLKQLDKGTLPITTEEVRELLEEARATVVAGLESGKRQLMETAETRKIDIEGVVLQVKTAMEAGTRQLEETAETGKKNIEGVVSQGKRLLEVATKTGNSELEGVVTQGRLHLEHATNTGNSELEGVVSQGKRLLEVATKTGKSELEGVVTQGKRQLEDAMTTARVFYERRKLEIEDADLRQRLVKYYQKQLNSAPISPLLSNKDERLDKFYVPRKLRRKTIEDLKTINNKTVLLFPLTNRFSVKMRDWPTLFS; from the exons ATGGCTTCGTACAAAGACATCCTTAAGGAGAAAGATAACCAGAACTGGCTCAAAGGATCCATCGCCCTCAGGATCACCAAGGCTGGCCTACGAGGCCTTGTTGATGGGGACTGCCATCGCGTTCAGCAAAAGATCCATTCTTCAGTCCTCCTGGCCAGGAACCTCGCTGTTGGAACAACATGCAGCCTTTGTCTGACAGAACATGTCTTGCAGTGTCCAACAAAAGGACTGTGCTCACATCCGCGAAGCTGCAAGTACCACAACTCTGCATTTAAGATACACCGACCTTGCCCCTCAAAGATATGCGATGACTTTCGGGATGAAATATGCGCTGTCCACAGATATCGTGGACCGTCCTGGAAGAATACCAAAGCCAACCAATGGTGTACAAACCATTGGCAAGTAGCTAAATGCTTTATGCCACCTGACGGCTATCACGATGTGACGTCGTACGATGAGACAGACTTCAATGGTATCATAAGCGTTATGATCAACTGTACAGAGTTCCAACAGCGTATGTCGTTCCCTATTGGCAACCAACCCAACGCCTTAACTGAG GCTCGTGTGATAGGCCGCAATATTCGCCATTCCCCGGATCTCAAGGTGACAGACACAGACCTAGCTGACTACTTCGCCACTCTGAACAGGCTTCTGACAGACTCTACATTTCTGGTCAGTGACAAGGATGCCCAGCAAGCTGTCTTTAAACTTAAACAG CTTGATAAAGGTACCCTTCCAATAACGACCGAAGAAGTACGTGAACTACTAGAAGAAGCTAGAGCGACTGTAGTAGCTGGCTTAGAATCTGGCAAACGTCAGTTAATGGAGACTGCGGAAACACGAAAGATAGATATAGAAGGCGTTGTGTTGCAGGTTAAAACTGCCATGGAAGCTGGAACACGTCAGTTAGAGGAGACTGCGGAAACAGGAAAGAAAAATATAGAAGGTGTTGTGTCACAGGGGAAGAGGCTATTAGaagttgcaacaaaaacagGAAATAGCGAGTTGGAAGGCGTTGTGACGCAGGGGAGGCTTCATTTAGAACATGCAACGAATACAGGAAATAGCGAGCTAGAGGGCGTTGTGTCACAGGGGAAGAGACTATTAGaagttgcaacaaaaacagGAAAAAGCGAGTTGGAAGGCGTTGTGACGCAGGGGAAGCGTCAATTAGAAGATGCAATGACAACTGCTAGGGTTTTCTATGAGAGACGGAAACTTGAGATTGAAGACGCAG ATCTACGTCAACGGCTAGTCAAGTACTACCAGAAGCAGCTCAACAGCGCGCCCATATCGCCTTTGCTGTCGAACAAGGATGAGAGACTGGACAAGTTTTACGTCCCGCGAAAATTGAGAAGAAAGACCATAGAAGACTTGAAGACGATCAACAACAAAACGGTTCTCTTATTTCCACTTACAAACAGATTTTCTGTCAAGATGAGGGATTGGCCAACACTGTTTTCGTAG
- the LOC128233597 gene encoding uncharacterized protein LOC128233597 isoform X2 — translation MASYKDILKEKDNQNWLKGSIALRITKAGLRGLVDGDCHRVQQKIHSSVLLARNLAVGTTCSLCLTEHVLQCPTKGLCSHPRSCKYHNSAFKIHRPCPSKICDDFRDEICAVHRYRGPSWKNTKANQWCTNHWQVAKCFMPPDGYHDVTSYDETDFNGIISVMINCTEFQQRMSFPIGNQPNALTEARVIGRNIRHSPDLKVTDTDLADYFATLNRLLTDSTFLLDKGTLPITTEEVRELLEEARATVVAGLESGKRQLMETAETRKIDIEGVVLQVKTAMEAGTRQLEETAETGKKNIEGVVSQGKRLLEVATKTGNSELEGVVTQGRLHLEHATNTGNSELEGVVSQGKRLLEVATKTGKSELEGVVTQGKRQLEDAMTTARVFYERRKLEIEDADLRQRLVKYYQKQLNSAPISPLLSNKDERLDKFYVPRKLRRKTIEDLKTINNKTVLLFPLTNRFSVKMRDWPTLFS, via the exons ATGGCTTCGTACAAAGACATCCTTAAGGAGAAAGATAACCAGAACTGGCTCAAAGGATCCATCGCCCTCAGGATCACCAAGGCTGGCCTACGAGGCCTTGTTGATGGGGACTGCCATCGCGTTCAGCAAAAGATCCATTCTTCAGTCCTCCTGGCCAGGAACCTCGCTGTTGGAACAACATGCAGCCTTTGTCTGACAGAACATGTCTTGCAGTGTCCAACAAAAGGACTGTGCTCACATCCGCGAAGCTGCAAGTACCACAACTCTGCATTTAAGATACACCGACCTTGCCCCTCAAAGATATGCGATGACTTTCGGGATGAAATATGCGCTGTCCACAGATATCGTGGACCGTCCTGGAAGAATACCAAAGCCAACCAATGGTGTACAAACCATTGGCAAGTAGCTAAATGCTTTATGCCACCTGACGGCTATCACGATGTGACGTCGTACGATGAGACAGACTTCAATGGTATCATAAGCGTTATGATCAACTGTACAGAGTTCCAACAGCGTATGTCGTTCCCTATTGGCAACCAACCCAACGCCTTAACTGAG GCTCGTGTGATAGGCCGCAATATTCGCCATTCCCCGGATCTCAAGGTGACAGACACAGACCTAGCTGACTACTTCGCCACTCTGAACAGGCTTCTGACAGACTCTACATTTCTG CTTGATAAAGGTACCCTTCCAATAACGACCGAAGAAGTACGTGAACTACTAGAAGAAGCTAGAGCGACTGTAGTAGCTGGCTTAGAATCTGGCAAACGTCAGTTAATGGAGACTGCGGAAACACGAAAGATAGATATAGAAGGCGTTGTGTTGCAGGTTAAAACTGCCATGGAAGCTGGAACACGTCAGTTAGAGGAGACTGCGGAAACAGGAAAGAAAAATATAGAAGGTGTTGTGTCACAGGGGAAGAGGCTATTAGaagttgcaacaaaaacagGAAATAGCGAGTTGGAAGGCGTTGTGACGCAGGGGAGGCTTCATTTAGAACATGCAACGAATACAGGAAATAGCGAGCTAGAGGGCGTTGTGTCACAGGGGAAGAGACTATTAGaagttgcaacaaaaacagGAAAAAGCGAGTTGGAAGGCGTTGTGACGCAGGGGAAGCGTCAATTAGAAGATGCAATGACAACTGCTAGGGTTTTCTATGAGAGACGGAAACTTGAGATTGAAGACGCAG ATCTACGTCAACGGCTAGTCAAGTACTACCAGAAGCAGCTCAACAGCGCGCCCATATCGCCTTTGCTGTCGAACAAGGATGAGAGACTGGACAAGTTTTACGTCCCGCGAAAATTGAGAAGAAAGACCATAGAAGACTTGAAGACGATCAACAACAAAACGGTTCTCTTATTTCCACTTACAAACAGATTTTCTGTCAAGATGAGGGATTGGCCAACACTGTTTTCGTAG